Genomic window (Equus asinus isolate D_3611 breed Donkey chromosome 13, EquAss-T2T_v2, whole genome shotgun sequence):
TGCCTTCCTGTCCCGAGTCCAGAACCCACCTAGAATGTTATTTAGGACGTTAGGGGAATACAGACCGGGTACTTGATGGTATTAGGGAATTATTGTTCATACTCAGTAAACACGAACATGCTCAGCGTACATACTCAATAAAAATTGACTAAGTTAAAATTCTGatcaaaataaaagcttaaaaagtcagaataaggggctggccccgtggccgagtggttaagttcgtgcgctccgctgcaagcagcccagtgtttcgttggttcaaatcctgggcgcggacatggcactgctcatcaaaccacgctgaggcagcgtcccacatgccacaactagaaggacccacaaagaagaatatacaactatgtactgggggggctttggggggaaaaaggaaaaaaattaaaaaatctttcaaaaaaaaatcagaataagcTAGTCTCTTACAGGAAGTCaccacttcctcatctgtaaaattggggtgATAAAACTTGCCCCACAGAGTTGTTGACGTTGAATGAAAGCAAATGGTGACAGGCACGCACCTAGAGCAGGCTGTGGTGAAGTGAGCACACCCTTTCTTCCAGGACGCCCGCCGCATCTCCCCAGCTGCCCCCACTgtacaaaggagagagaggggtcTCCAGCCACTCACAGCTGGGCAGCCCCACTGCTCTGGTGAGTGTCCCTAGCACCTCGGATGAGGAGGTGGCAGCGCCCCTCCATGAGTCCAGCAGAGCAGCCAGGAGGACCACCACCCACCCTGCACCCGTGCCCAGCCCTCTCCACCAGCTGGCATCCCTGAGCCGCCCGTCTGCCCCCTCTCTCCCGACACCAAGACCCCCTTTGTGACCACACCAGTCCTCACCCATTAGGTGGAACCCACAGACAGGACATCTGGACCCCGTGTTCGGGAAGGGGCGGCACGAGAGTGCGGGTCTGCTGTGAAGTTGGGGCTCCGGGCCCAGCTGGGGCGCGTCCACAGATTTGACCCAACTCTCCCCCttactccctcctccctcctcctcccctgcccccagagccccATCAGTCTTCCCTCCTGGCATGTGGCCTGTTAACCACATCCCACCTCCAAGGTGTTCCTGGAAAGACCCCAGGCCAAGGGCCTCCACCTCACAGAAAAGTTAAATTGGCAGGGACAGCAGGAATGAAGGGGCCTTGAGGAGTGTCTCATGGACCCACCTATGCACAGGTCGGGGGACTAGCTATCAGGCCAAGGGTCCCACCACTAGTGGTGAGACTAGGGAGTGTGGCTGTGAGGAGGGGAGGCCCAGATTCTGGGGCCCAGTGTAGCCAAAATGAAGCTGAGGTCAGGGTCCCCACTCCTACCTTCCAGCCCCACAGAAGGGGGGAATGGCCCAGGGGGGGCTTGAAGTCAAAATCAAGTCGATTTTTAAGGAATGCAGCAAGATATTCCTTAGACATTCCCCAGTGTGCTGCCTGGGGGCCTCAGCACTCCTTCAAGAAGAGGACTTTGGACCACCGCAGCACAcaccctcactttacagatggggaaactgaggcgggCCAGCAGTGTGAGGTGCCCTAGGGCTTGCAGCAAGGCCAAGACTGCAGCCACCAGAAGCAGACGTCCAACTCCCCGTGAGGTCTTGTGGGTTGTGCTTGCTGTGCCCAGGTCAAGTGTCCACTCCAGGCCGTGCACGAGGTAACTAATGATGGCAGCAGGCACCAGCACTGGGCAGCCGCCCAGGAGGCAGGTACCAATTTCCACCTGAGGCAGCAGGCCTGGAGActcagtaacttgctcaaagtcaccaGTGCAGCAGTGGGTTGCCCCGGGTTCaagcccacctccccacctctccGGCAGGGGGCCTTGCTTCACAGAATCCCCACAGGGGGACAGGGCCTTGTTTCCACCATGTCTGCCTCGTCCTTGGTGGTCCAAGACATAGTGGGTGGAGGGTGTGACGTGTGTGCCAGTGTGCCCACTCAGCCTCTGGCTGCAGCTCCCTGCACCCCAGCCCAGCACTGCCTACCCCTGGCCCACACCGCCTCCCCAGCCTCCGACAGTGGGGGGCAGCGCAGGTGACCCAGCCCAGCAGGCACTCAAACACTGGGCCGAATGCCCCATGGGTCCCCTGGGAGCAAGCAAATGAGGCCACGTGGTTTACAGGGACTCGGCTCAGGGGCTGGCACTAGCCAGCGCCCACTGGCGGCGAGCCGCGACGGCTGTTTATTACATGAACCGTCCTTCCTGCACCCGTCCCAGGGAGCCTCCCCTGCCGCCCCAGGAGACGACGCCTCCCGGAACCGCCTGTGGGGCCACTCGAGCCTCAGAATACTCTTCCAGGAAAGGGCGTTCCCGAAATAAATTCCGCTTTGGCTTGTCTGCGTCTGGCCCGCCTGGGCTTTCCAGGTTTGAAGGTCAAGTGCAGTCGGGTCTCTTGGTACCCAGCAGCTACTCCTCCACCTCAACAGCGGAGCCACCATTCCCCAAGGATCCAGAGGGTGGGTCCAGGGCTGCAGAGGGATGCCACTACCTCCAGGGCCCTCACATCCAAGGTAATGGCCTCCCTGCGGAGCCCAAAAGATCCAcaccccagcctctctcctccaggaggccccacctccacctcccaccaccccccagGAGGCCTGAGCCCCCCTAGTGGATGAAACCCAGGAATCAGATGAAATTTCTGGGCTCAGGGGCGTTGACCGTGACCTCGGGTTTCCAGCCCTGTGTGGGCTGCCAGGACAAGGGCATGACAGACCACCAAGAGGCTGATCCAGTGCCACCTGCCTTTATTCACTGGTTCTCAGACTCCATCGCAGACACTTGGCTTTTGAAGGGCACAGGAAGAAAAAGGGGCCCTGGTGACCCTCCCAGCACACTGCACAGAGCCAGGGCCCACCGGGCAGTCTCACCAGCTCAGGGTTAGCTCCATGTCCCTGCCTAAGGGGCTACTGTGGCCACAGGGCTGCAGACACCAGGGGGCCGTGCCTGGTTGTCCAGGACCCCTTTGAGGGGGCGCCCAGCAGTGTCCCAGGCCCTGAGAGCTGGTGGCATCCTGAAGTTGATGCAGGGAAGAAAAGGGCCAGGCTGGACAGTGGGGGGTATGGAGTTAGATGCTCCCCAACATGTCCAAGCCACAGAAGCAGCAGGAGTTGGTGGGGGACCCACACTGGCTACAGGTGGGGCCACCTTTGTCCTGCCTCCTGGCCATCTCACGACAAACTCGGCCCAGTCCCACCAGCCCAGGAGACAAGGGAGGCCCCCTTGTCTCCATCCTGACCCTGGAAGTGGCCAGGAGTAGGGGGACGGAGGCAATGGAAGGTGATGGGAAAGGGAGGAGAGTCAGGGTTAAGGCCCTggggggcaggcagggccaggcAGCTCCAAAGATGCAGCTAGGCCTGGGGGCAGGCAAGGCCTGGCAGGGCCCAGACCCTCCCAATGATAGGGGGCAGCTTGAGATCCCTCGAGAGGAAAGGAGGGGGCTCGAGGAGAAGGGGCAGGCCTCGGCCATCAATCATGCCCAGCCTGGTCCTGGGGTTTGTGGCCCACCGGGAgcaccgccccctccccctcccaggagCTGGGCCCACAGGAGAGGAGGAGACCAACATCAGGCTGCACCCCAATCTCccagaggccaggggaggggCACGGCACGCTTTAGGACTTCTTGGTGTCCTGCGTGTTCCGGCGCTTCAGGTCACTCAGGTCGATGGGCTTGAATGCTGTCAGGATCAGAGCAGTCAGTGGTGGGCACAAGTGAAGACGCAGGGTCAGGGCCCCTCATCCTGCACCCCCTCTGGAAGCCGTGGGACCCAGCCCACCTGCCTGGCTGTCTCAGAAGCAGGCAACAGGCAGGCCTCcctgccaccccagcccctggcgggGCTCCTCCCTCCCAGATCAGCCCCCAACTCACTCTTCAGGCTGGGGTTGGGGACCTTCTCCACGTACTCCTCCACCAGGCCCCGCTCACTGCCTGACATCTGGCTCCGCAGGTCTCGCTCCACGCCCTGCCAGGCTGTGGGAGGCGGGGGCGCATCAGAGGCCCAGCCTGGCTGGGCAGTCGGCATCGAGCAGAGTCCCAGCCAGTGTCCGAGCCAGGGCAGCGTCAGCCCTGAGTCcttctctcctctcagagcctaCTTGCAGCCCTTCCCTCAGCCGGCCAATCTCTCATGCTTGACCTGAACTGGTCCCCAGCACAACCCCACTCCCTTGGGCAGCCCTGCCTGGACCACTCCCCTCCTGGCTCCCCCGCCCGACTACTCTAGCAGACCTCCCCCTTGTCTGTTCTATGACTGGGATTGTGGTCACAGAGGCACGGGTGGCCCACTGAGGTACAGAGCTGGCTCTTCTGAGGGCCGCCCCCCGACACACACGTCGAggacacatgcatgcacacatgctcacacatcCCAGACACACCACTTCTGGGACAGCCCTGGGTTCCCTCCAAGGTATActgcttgtctgtctgtcttccagGGCAGGCCCCTTCTCCTCAAGCAAACTCGAATGGCTCCAAATGTTGCCTGTGGGGTGCTGCCAGCTGGGAACACCACAGCGCTGACTGCTCACATTACCAGGACCAGGTCTCCTCACCAGACAGGCCCCGTGAccccacctgcctggcccctgaaGGCTGGGGGAGAGTGAGGGTGGAGCCGGCAGCctggaggggcaggagagggacTCTGGGGAGTTCCCTggagccccagccctggctggggGTGCCCCACGTACCTTCGTAAATGAAGCGCACATTCTCCTCGTGGGCTGGGGTGAAGATCTCGCTGCTGTTGGGAGGAGAGCGGGGGCTACTGTTCCTCTTGCCGTTGTAGACGACTCTGGAGACAGGGGAACTGGGGGGAACCCGCCACATTAGCAGGGGCTAGGGGGCAGAGTGGGACCCCCAACTGGCCCCAGCTAGAGGTCACTCTGCTGCCTAAGACCCACCTGGTCATTGCGGGGGTGTCTGGTCCTTGCACTCCACTGCCGGATCCCCTCGGCCTCTGAAAGGGAAGCCCCAGAACAAAGGGATGGTCGGAGCGTCACCCTCTCCAGAGAGGCTTCCGAGAGGGAACAGGCACGGGGCTCATCTGctgcctccttttttttaaaaaaaagattttggggctggccccatggccgaatggttaagtccgcgcgctctgctgcaggcagctcagtgtttcgtcagttcgaatcctgggcgcggacatggcactgctcatcaaaccacgctgaggcagcgtcccacatgccacaactagaaggacccacaacaaagaacatacaactatgtactggcgggctttgggagaaaagggaaataaataaaatctttaaaataaagaaagaaagaatgagccAACTGagtctcaaaaacttaaaaaaaaaaaatgattttatttttcctttttctccccaaagcaccccggtacatagttgtgtatttttagttgtgggtcattctagttgtggcacatgggatgccacctcagtgtggcctcacgagtgatgccatgtccgcgcccaggatccaaactggcaaaaccctgggccgctgaagtgaagcatgcgaacctaaccactcggccacggggccggcccccacctcTTCCTTTAAGCTGAGACAAACTGCTGTGGTCTCATTGCCTACCAGGGGGTCCCCCCAAAGGGGGTCCAGCCACAATCCGGGCTAAGGATGTGGGCAGAACCAGCCATGTGGGGGCCGGGGGGCCAGTGACACGCATGACTCAGAGCCGCCTGAGCTCCGGGCAGGCTGGCACCTGGAGCTCCGCTGCCTGGGGAGCCCCTTTCCCACAGGCAGGCATGTCGGGATGGCAGCAGCAGCTTTGCTGACATTCCCGCGTCATGGGACGCCTCTCACGGCAGAGTGTGGGTCTGTGAGAAACGGCTGCAGTCGTCCCATTGAGCCCTGACTCTGCCCTCACTGCCTGCAGGGCCTGGCGTGTTGTttctgctgagcctcagtttcccatctgtaaaatggggacacgCTTCCCAATGGTGAGGAGTCCAGCAGAGCCTGAGGCCCAGTGGATGCCATGAGCGTGCCCAAGGTGCCCTGGTCCCCAAGGCCAGGGTGTGAGCAAGTGGGTGCCCTGGACACAGAATCCAATAGGATgggaaggctgggggaggggtgtgagACTAGAGGAAACTGCCAGCTCTGACCCAGTGACCAAGACCCTGGGGTGCTGTCTGTTTACAGTCTCTCTCTTGGCCCAGGGGATTTTACAGCCCTAGCTGGGGGTCTATTTTTAGGTTCACTCTCAAAGGGGCCAGCTGGACAGTATCCCCTCTCTGGCTGAGGACACACACCACAGAGTGAGGAAGCTGGCTGCACAGGGCCAGTCCCATGCCTGGCCTTGCCCCAGAGCAGGGCAACCTCAGGTGCTGAGGGCAGGGGGAGCCCTGGGAGGTGGCTTTGAACACAAGAGCCTCCCCCCTACCCCTGGAACCCAGGGACCCGACCGCACAGAGCATGCAGCTGCAGTCCCTCCTAGAGGGCCAGGAGGATGGGACACTGTGGGTACCTCCTCTCTGGCTCACTTGCCATCATATAAACGATTTGGCATTTAAACACCTGCACAGGTAACCACAAGCCCATGGGCGAAGGCAAGAACCACCACAAAGCATGACACCAGCTTCCTGGAGGGCAATGGGACCCTCGTGGGACAGAAGCCCAGCCCTCATCAAGTGGCTTCTCTTTTCTTGGACTCAGGGACCTCACTGTCCATGGAGCTCCTCCCGGGGCACCACAAAcaccagagcagagagagaaagacttctGTGGTCTGAGGGCGCCCTGGGGACACTCGTCCCAAGGGGCTGTTGGCAGTGGAATGAGGCAGGGAAGTTCCAATTAAACAACAGGAGGGAGTGCAGGAGGGCgagccagcccctgcctgcctcgGCCGGGCCCTCACCTCCTCTAGCCCAAGGGCCCTCGACTCTCCTTCAGTCTGTTCTCTTCAGGCCGGCCAACCACCTCTTCAGGGCACCTGCCTTCCCAACACCCCCAGGGCCTCTCCTCCCAGTGAAGCCTCTGCCTAGCCTTCTCTGGTCACAGCCTCTGGGGGCCGCCAAGCCTTTATGGGTGCTGTGCCTTCAGCCTGGGGTCCCCTGCTCTCCTTCTCAGGCCTAACTCAGGTGCTTTGCCCCCTCCTGGCTCCCGCTGCCCtggctgcacacacacacaagccactCTGGGGTTCTCTGGGTGCCTCACCTGCTCCCCTTTGTCTCTGCAGTCCTGAGGCCCAGCCTGAGCTGGCCCCAGAGCAGCTGACCTGCAGGGAGCCATGCCCACGACCTGAGTCCTGGACCCCCCCAGAGCACTCAGTCTCCATGCTGGGGACCTGCCCCACACCGCCCCCACTGGCTGGGCGTCCTGAGCAGATCAGGAACTGGTGGAGGCACCCCCGTTCCTGGGGCTGGGACTGTGTCCTTGGCACCGGGCGTCTGCTGCACGGACATCCCACTTCAGTGAAGAGGTTTCTGGCGTCCTGGACAGCACCACCCCAGGCCCTCACATCCTCAGGATgcaatggacaaataaaatgacATCTTAAAAATAAGCCACCATCTGCTTCCTCTCGATGGGGAAGGTCACACCCCAACAGGCCCGACTTCAATGGCCTGTGTCCCACCAGCAGGTCTTTCCAGATGAGAAACCTCCAAgtcctgcttctcttccttccaaCTCAGCCTCCCTCCACGGTCTTTCCCACCAGGGCCTtgggctggccctgcccccagccctgctgagACCCTGCCACCTGGCAGTCTTAGGAGCACTGAGGCTTCTCCTGGATGTACCAGTAGCTTCCGGAGAGGCCAGGGGACTGCTGCTCCCCTGGAGACAGAAGGGACAGTGAGCTCACTCACCCTTTTCTCCTCCTGGGCTCTTCCAAGGAGCTGGACCCCCAATTCGGACCCCAAAAGAAATTTCCATTAAAGAGTCTAATAAATATGCATGCCCCATGACAGCCATTCCAGCCCTAGGTGCATACCTGAGGGAAAAGGCCACATGGCCACCCAGAAGTGCACATGAGCAGCCAGAGAAGCACCACTCATAGGCACCCAAAGGGAAGAGCCACCAAAGGGGGCAGTATACACCGGGAGTATTTCTGTCACGGAAGACGACACCGCTGAGAGCATGAAGCACGGCAACAGGGTGCAAATCATACCACTGACGCTGAGCAAAAGGACCCCAAGGGAATGAGGACAGAGCTTGGAGACACGTACCTGCTGGGAGCAGCCACGGAAGAAGACCGAGCCACAGAGGTACGGACAGGAGGGGGCGAGGGAAGAGGAGACGGGGGAGGAGACATCCAGGGGCAGCTGGACCAAGACGTGACCAATGGACCAGCATGAGAAAATCTCCACCGGCCTCAGCAGGAATAGTCTCAGCAGAGCGAGGGAAGGAAGTGGGCCGGTCAGCCAAGACCAGGCCACCCATGACATCTAGGATGCTTAGCTGCGAAGGGAGGCACGAGGCCAGGACTGACAGCCACGTGTCGCTAAGCAGATGGAACCTGA
Coding sequences:
- the MCRIP1 gene encoding mapk-regulated corepressor-interacting protein 1 isoform X1, whose product is MWEPHGYQGIQELSRGMQRPRGSGSGVQGPDTPAMTSSPVSRVVYNGKRNSSPRSPPNSSEIFTPAHEENVRFIYEAWQGVERDLRSQMSGSERGLVEEYVEKVPNPSLKTFKPIDLSDLKRRNTQDTKKS
- the MCRIP1 gene encoding mapk-regulated corepressor-interacting protein 1 isoform X2 codes for the protein MTSSPVSRVVYNGKRNSSPRSPPNSSEIFTPAHEENVRFIYEAWQGVERDLRSQMSGSERGLVEEYVEKVPNPSLKTFKPIDLSDLKRRNTQDTKKS